One Vespula pensylvanica isolate Volc-1 chromosome 1, ASM1446617v1, whole genome shotgun sequence genomic region harbors:
- the LOC122637059 gene encoding beta-1,3-galactosyltransferase 5-like encodes MLEKRRLHTPGSPPCSLIFVIALALTGCISFWFHIENSGSPTPYLSGASAPGYLLILPGNLTQLSHPYSLNQLPSDDKSTLIDIKDFKFTINHNPCNKTQPLLLLLIHSAPANFPKRNVVRETWGQKTSDLILLFFVGLSEEYQEELEEENKKYKDLIQGNFLDAYRNMTYKHVMALKWATYHCPSAKYILKLDDDVFVHIPAMLDFLTHDLSPLGARRLILCDLKSMAVVKRSWRSKWRVSPREYPGRHYPAYCAGWAILYSPDIVFVLYREAQKEPYFWIDDVHITGILAKKLNITQSSLDSLVLTNENMQNLLQNSYIQRDFLFGPPNLMENEIRALYSLINSKSRLTNESLLN; translated from the exons ATGCTGGAAAAGCGGCGGCTTCATACTCCCGGTTCACCGCCATGCAGCCTGATCTTTGTGATCGCTTTGGCACTTACAGGGTGCATCTCTTTTTGGTTTCACATAGAGAATTCTGGATCACCGACTCCTTACTTGAGCGGTGCATCGGCACCAGGATATTTACTTATTCTACCCGGAAATTTAACACAGCTTTCTCATCCTTACTCGTTAAACCAGCTTCCGTCCGATGACAAATCCACTTTGATCGATATAAAGGATTTCAAATTTACCATAAATCATAATCCTTGTAACAAGACACAACCATTGTTGCTTTTGTTGATCCACTCGGCGCCAGCAAATTTTCCTAAAAGAAATGTTGTGCGAGAAACATGGGGACAGAAAACGTCAGACttgatattattgtttttcgtTGGACTTTCAGAAGAATATCaagaagaattagaagaagaaaataaaaaatataaggatTTAATACAAGGAAATTTTCTTGATGCCTACAGAAACATGACCTATAAGCATGTTATGGCATTGAAGTGGGCCACATATCATTGCCCAA gtgccaaatatatattaaagctAGACGATGATGTTTTTGTTCATATACCTGCTATGCTGGACTTTCTAACGCATGATCTCTCACCGTTGGGTGCTAGACGTTTGATTCTATGCGATCTTAAATCAATGGCTGTAGTTAAAAGATCTTGGCGATCAAAATGGAGAGTTTCTCCGCGAGAATATCCTGGTAGACATTATCCAGCGTATTGTGCTGGATGGGCTATTTTATATTCTCCTGATATTGTATTTGTTCTGTATCGTGAAGCTCAAAAAGAACCATATTTCTGGATCGACGATGTTCATATTACTGGAATTTTGGCAAAAAAACTAAACATTACCCAATCTTCTTTAGACTCCTTGGTGCTTACAAATGAGAATATGCAGAACTTATTAcaaaattcatatattcaaagagattttttatttggacCACCTAATTTAATGGAGAATGAGATAAGAGCCTTATATAGCTTGATTAATAGTAAGTCACGGCTTACCAATGAAAGCCTACTCAATTAA